From Microbacterium croceum, a single genomic window includes:
- the rpsT gene encoding 30S ribosomal protein S20: MANIKSQIKRNKTNAKANERNKAVKSELKTLIRSTRTAVTAGDKAAAEASFKKASVKLDKAVSKGVLHKNQASNRKSALAKQVSAL; encoded by the coding sequence GTGGCAAACATCAAGTCGCAGATCAAGCGCAACAAGACCAACGCCAAGGCGAACGAGCGCAACAAGGCCGTGAAGAGCGAGCTCAAGACGCTCATCCGTTCGACCCGCACCGCCGTCACCGCCGGCGACAAGGCCGCAGCTGAGGCGTCGTTCAAGAAGGCGTCCGTCAAGCTCGACAAGGCCGTCAGCAAGGGTGTCCTGCACAAGAACCAGGCGTCGAACCGCAAGTCGGCTCTCGCCAAGCAGGTCTCCGCTCTCTGA
- the holA gene encoding DNA polymerase III subunit delta, which yields MAAPRTSSRGGAKPTKIPQVSWREPRPAPLVLVSGPEEICAERAIAGVRDYLRAEDPALEVTDVRADDYAPGTLLALTSPSLFGEPRLVRVSGVERCSDAFIQEAVSYLEHPQEGATVVLRHTGASVRGKKLLDALRAGTGGGIEIACPAIKRDGDRVDFAAGEFRTAKKRIAPPALRALVSAFADDLTELAAACQQLIGDVDGDITEDIVTKYYGGRVEVSAFVVADTAISGRYGEALIALRHALASGADPVPMVAAFAMKLRTMARVAGNREPSRQLAQRLGMKDWQVDRARRDLAGWNERSLGLAIQATARADGEVKGAARDPIFALERMVTVIATRQPFGED from the coding sequence ATGGCTGCTCCGCGTACCTCATCCCGTGGCGGGGCGAAGCCGACGAAGATCCCTCAGGTCTCCTGGCGGGAGCCTCGGCCGGCGCCTCTGGTGCTCGTCTCGGGTCCCGAAGAGATCTGCGCCGAACGTGCGATCGCCGGCGTCCGCGACTACCTGCGAGCCGAAGACCCCGCGCTCGAGGTGACCGACGTCCGCGCCGACGACTACGCCCCCGGCACGCTGCTCGCGCTGACCTCGCCGTCGCTGTTCGGCGAACCGCGACTGGTGCGCGTCTCAGGCGTCGAACGCTGCTCCGACGCCTTCATCCAAGAGGCCGTCTCGTACCTCGAGCACCCGCAGGAGGGGGCGACCGTGGTTCTGCGCCACACCGGCGCGAGCGTTCGCGGCAAGAAGCTGCTCGACGCTCTCCGCGCCGGCACAGGCGGCGGGATCGAGATCGCGTGCCCGGCGATCAAGCGCGACGGTGACAGGGTCGACTTCGCGGCGGGGGAGTTCCGCACGGCGAAGAAGCGCATCGCGCCTCCCGCGCTGCGGGCACTCGTATCGGCGTTCGCCGACGACCTCACCGAACTGGCCGCCGCCTGCCAGCAGCTCATCGGCGATGTCGATGGCGACATCACGGAAGACATCGTCACCAAGTACTACGGCGGACGTGTGGAGGTGTCGGCGTTCGTCGTCGCCGACACCGCGATCTCCGGCCGCTACGGCGAGGCGCTGATCGCGCTGCGGCACGCACTGGCGTCCGGCGCTGACCCGGTGCCCATGGTCGCCGCGTTCGCGATGAAACTGCGAACCATGGCCCGGGTTGCAGGAAACCGTGAGCCGAGCAGGCAGCTCGCCCAGCGTCTGGGCATGAAGGACTGGCAGGTCGATCGTGCCCGCCGCGACCTCGCGGGCTGGAACGAGCGTTCCCTGGGCCTGGCGATCCAGGCGACCGCTCGGGCCGATGGTGAGGTGAAGGGCGCTGCGCGCGATCCGATCTTCGCGCTCGAGCGCATGGTCACCGTCATCGCGACGCGGCAGCCGTTCGGCGAGGACTAG